A window of the Desulfopila inferna genome harbors these coding sequences:
- the priA gene encoding replication restart helicase PriA, translating into MIYLEVAVAAPLFSTLTYLLRSEEREEGVGAGSEYIGYQVLVPLGRRTVSGYILGRMVVEKVEYSLKYIREIVSPGPLFHANMVPFFRWVADYYQFPLGEVITTALPAGLKRSSNKVLRLKEDSGLTEFLQLNDQPPWFEELSAKKSLSPAVTRSILADPQYKKYISRLLDEGIAEIEHQVSERTTREKMEICYSSTLDIVPPDQLDGINSEQLREFGEKLRGGCQLDLKLSEIKVLYYYARHHGATSQSVPQKEILRSYKGGSAPLKSLCEYGILKKSSKRIYRNPLGEIPEHLPRPERLTKEQESAVKAIGSSIEEQDYAAFLLHGVTGSGKTEVYLQSAQACLDTGRDVLVLVPEIALATQLEAHFLSRFGEGIALLHSGLSQGEKYDQWSLAVSGQARIVIGARSAVFAPLQNPGLIIVDEEHDGGFKQDDGLKYNGRDLAVLRAKLQNCTVVLGSATPSVTSYFHAKNKKYQLLTMPGRVGGSELPQVEVIDVNKDQKKNKKSIFHQRFIDELEKNLEKQEQSLVLINRRGFSASYICRECGTAVQCRHCNVTLTYHKGKQSLICHYCGYSVGSRLICSTCHSDTLVPVGIGTERIEEELRLRFPSARIERLDSDTASDRKKFLLILKAMRLREIDILIGTQMIAKGHHFPHVTFVGVAWADGGLNMPDFRAAERTYQLLSQVTGRSGRGEKKGRVIIQTMRPNHYAIELARRHQYEEFFKRETTLRQRPVFPPYVRLACYRISGKNEYEVRKTSEKIAAACRGLARGEELPLEVLGPATSPLEKIKDKYRWQILLKSPRTSIFHQIGSHIGSRRKDLVIGKTHITLDVDPENMM; encoded by the coding sequence ATGATTTATCTGGAGGTGGCTGTTGCAGCACCTCTCTTTTCGACGTTGACCTATCTTCTTCGGAGCGAGGAACGTGAAGAGGGAGTAGGGGCTGGATCAGAATATATCGGGTATCAGGTGCTGGTTCCTTTGGGTCGTAGAACGGTTTCCGGATATATTCTGGGACGAATGGTTGTTGAGAAGGTTGAGTATTCTCTGAAATATATCCGGGAAATTGTCAGCCCTGGCCCGCTTTTTCATGCCAATATGGTCCCATTTTTTCGCTGGGTTGCCGACTACTATCAGTTTCCTCTGGGGGAAGTTATTACCACCGCCTTGCCCGCCGGACTGAAGCGTTCCTCAAACAAAGTATTGAGGCTTAAGGAAGATAGCGGTCTTACGGAGTTCCTGCAGTTAAATGACCAGCCCCCCTGGTTTGAGGAGCTGTCGGCAAAAAAATCTCTTAGTCCTGCGGTTACCCGGAGCATCCTGGCTGATCCACAGTATAAAAAGTATATCTCCCGGCTTCTGGACGAGGGCATTGCCGAGATCGAGCATCAGGTCAGTGAGCGGACAACCCGGGAGAAGATGGAAATCTGCTACTCCTCGACTCTCGATATTGTCCCTCCCGATCAGCTCGATGGTATCAACTCAGAGCAACTTCGGGAATTTGGCGAAAAGTTGCGCGGCGGCTGCCAGCTTGACTTGAAGCTCTCGGAGATCAAGGTTCTTTACTATTATGCCAGGCACCACGGCGCCACTTCTCAATCCGTGCCGCAGAAAGAGATTCTACGGTCATACAAAGGCGGAAGCGCCCCCCTGAAATCACTTTGTGAGTATGGTATCCTGAAAAAGTCCTCAAAGCGAATCTACCGAAATCCATTAGGTGAAATTCCTGAACATCTGCCTCGGCCTGAACGTTTGACCAAGGAGCAGGAAAGTGCCGTCAAGGCAATAGGAAGCAGTATTGAAGAACAGGATTATGCAGCTTTCCTTCTTCATGGAGTAACCGGCAGCGGCAAGACCGAAGTTTATCTGCAATCAGCACAAGCCTGCCTTGATACTGGCAGAGACGTCCTTGTTCTGGTTCCTGAAATTGCCCTGGCAACACAGCTGGAAGCCCACTTCCTGTCCCGCTTCGGCGAAGGAATCGCTCTTCTCCATTCAGGTTTGTCTCAAGGCGAAAAGTATGATCAGTGGTCTCTTGCTGTATCCGGTCAAGCCAGGATTGTTATTGGGGCCAGATCGGCAGTGTTTGCTCCTTTGCAAAACCCCGGGCTGATCATTGTCGATGAAGAACATGATGGTGGATTCAAACAGGATGACGGTTTAAAATATAATGGCCGTGATCTGGCAGTCCTCCGCGCCAAGCTGCAGAATTGTACGGTTGTTCTGGGCTCCGCAACACCTTCTGTTACCAGCTATTTTCACGCCAAAAACAAGAAGTATCAGCTTCTGACCATGCCCGGCAGAGTTGGAGGGAGTGAACTGCCGCAGGTTGAAGTCATTGATGTGAACAAGGATCAAAAAAAGAATAAAAAAAGTATATTTCACCAGAGATTCATCGATGAGCTGGAAAAAAACCTTGAGAAACAGGAACAAAGCCTGGTTCTTATTAACCGCCGAGGGTTTTCAGCTTCGTATATATGCCGGGAATGCGGAACTGCCGTGCAATGCCGCCATTGTAATGTCACCCTTACATATCACAAGGGCAAACAATCTCTGATTTGTCACTATTGCGGATATTCGGTGGGGAGCAGGCTTATCTGCTCAACCTGTCATTCCGACACCCTCGTTCCTGTAGGGATCGGCACCGAACGTATAGAAGAGGAACTGCGGCTGCGCTTTCCCTCTGCACGTATTGAACGGCTCGACTCGGATACCGCCTCCGACAGGAAAAAATTCCTGTTAATCCTTAAGGCAATGCGGCTCAGAGAAATTGATATACTCATAGGGACGCAGATGATCGCCAAGGGACATCATTTTCCCCATGTCACCTTTGTCGGCGTGGCCTGGGCCGACGGCGGCCTCAATATGCCTGATTTCAGAGCCGCTGAAAGGACATATCAGCTTCTTTCTCAGGTGACGGGAAGATCCGGCAGAGGTGAAAAGAAGGGCAGGGTGATTATACAAACCATGCGTCCCAATCATTATGCCATTGAACTCGCCAGAAGACATCAATATGAGGAGTTTTTTAAAAGAGAAACGACTCTGCGGCAGCGCCCGGTCTTTCCTCCATATGTCAGGCTTGCCTGTTATAGGATTTCGGGGAAAAATGAATACGAGGTGCGAAAAACTTCGGAAAAAATAGCCGCGGCCTGCAGAGGATTGGCACGAGGAGAGGAGCTTCCTCTTGAGGTTTTAGGTCCGGCCACTTCGCCCCTTGAGAAAATCAAGGATAAGTATCGCTGGCAGATTCTGTTGAAATCACCCCGGACTTCCATATTTCATCAAATCGGCAGTCATATCGGATCACGCCGCAAAGACCTGGTTATCGGTAAAACTCATATCACTCTTGACGTCGATCCTGAAAACATGATGTGA
- a CDS encoding DUF6901 family protein produces the protein MASIHYDYCFTFPRGKKKKFTLEIDHNTLLLIPGTDIFADWSRLSSNQCSCCPLSLEENQHCPIAANLSELVSAFTDTASYESCHVSCTTAERVISKNTIVQEGLSSIMGIIMATSGCPIMDILKPMARFHLPFATVDESMFRSISVYLLRQYFIHLDSGASDFHLENVKAYYSKIEVVNSGILERIRKASRKDADRNAIVILNCLAQILYLELDDNLQSLQYIFKDSLL, from the coding sequence ATGGCATCCATACACTACGACTATTGCTTTACCTTTCCTCGCGGTAAGAAAAAAAAATTTACCCTAGAAATCGACCACAATACGCTGCTGCTCATTCCCGGGACCGACATTTTTGCAGACTGGTCCAGACTTTCCAGCAACCAGTGCTCTTGCTGCCCTCTCTCGCTTGAAGAAAACCAGCACTGTCCCATAGCCGCCAATCTCTCGGAACTTGTAAGCGCATTCACCGATACCGCTTCCTATGAATCCTGTCACGTCTCCTGTACCACAGCTGAACGCGTTATCTCCAAGAATACCATCGTACAAGAGGGACTGAGCTCTATAATGGGAATTATTATGGCCACCAGCGGCTGCCCCATCATGGATATTTTAAAGCCGATGGCCCGGTTTCATCTGCCCTTTGCGACAGTCGACGAATCAATGTTCAGATCCATTTCAGTCTACCTGCTCCGCCAATATTTTATTCATCTGGATAGCGGCGCCAGTGATTTCCATCTCGAAAACGTCAAAGCCTACTACAGCAAAATAGAAGTCGTAAACAGCGGTATTCTGGAGAGGATACGAAAAGCCTCGAGAAAAGATGCAGACAGGAATGCCATCGTGATTCTCAATTGTCTGGCGCAGATTCTCTATCTTGAACTGGATGACAATCTTCAGTCTCTGCAGTATATCTTCAAAGATTCTCTACTATGA
- a CDS encoding sensor domain-containing diguanylate cyclase: MKQKDILKEVLRSEDLPTLPTVASKLITLTSKEDTTLSDIAELISKDISLSAKILKVSNSAFYSFPQQIGSIHQAVSILGTNAVRSLVLSFSFLSIKSGSNASKFNFEQFWQRSLALAVASKLILEKVKEADTEEIFISGLLQNLGELIFARTFAAEYDRVLHEVADKQHDTILAEESVIGANHCFVGFEVARKWGFPETLLLPILHHHSPDRFEGKSAKLKQMINAVYLSDILINILYSEKPEDYHRQFRKEARKLLKISPADIESILDDIHNQVEKAGHYFGLKIKNTRAIQDILQEANIRLSLLNLDYDQMNKQLIQTKMTLENLTKELEEKNRILDNLANVDGLTGVFNHRYFQNILDQEISRAERNDNCLSIVFSDIDHFKKFNDNYGHQAGDFVLREFCGVLKNHLRKYDVLARYGGEEFVIILPETEESEALTVAEKLRQAIEKSSFDDGGEQYAVTASFGVAGSRPAIEDNFDKNQLISKADSALYAAKESGRNTSCIYSPKKKWFKF, from the coding sequence ATGAAGCAAAAAGATATCCTCAAAGAGGTACTGAGATCCGAAGATCTGCCAACACTGCCGACGGTGGCATCAAAGCTGATTACCCTTACTTCCAAGGAGGATACCACTCTTTCTGATATTGCCGAACTGATATCAAAAGACATTTCCCTATCTGCCAAGATATTGAAGGTATCTAATTCGGCGTTCTACAGTTTTCCGCAACAGATCGGCTCCATCCATCAGGCCGTATCGATTCTCGGCACTAATGCGGTCAGGAGCCTTGTACTCTCTTTTTCCTTTCTTTCCATTAAATCGGGCAGTAATGCCTCCAAATTCAATTTTGAACAATTCTGGCAGCGCTCCCTGGCGCTCGCGGTTGCCTCAAAGCTTATTCTCGAAAAGGTGAAGGAAGCCGATACAGAAGAGATATTTATCTCCGGACTTTTACAGAATCTGGGAGAGCTCATCTTTGCCCGCACTTTCGCAGCAGAATATGATCGGGTGCTCCACGAAGTTGCCGACAAACAGCATGACACCATCCTTGCGGAAGAGAGTGTAATCGGGGCCAATCACTGCTTCGTCGGGTTCGAAGTCGCCAGGAAATGGGGTTTCCCGGAAACACTGCTTCTGCCCATTCTGCATCACCACTCTCCAGATAGATTTGAAGGTAAGAGCGCAAAACTCAAGCAGATGATCAATGCCGTCTATCTCTCCGATATCCTGATTAATATTCTCTATTCAGAAAAGCCTGAAGATTATCACAGGCAATTCCGCAAGGAAGCCAGGAAACTGCTTAAAATCTCCCCTGCCGATATCGAATCCATTCTTGATGATATCCACAATCAGGTGGAAAAGGCCGGCCACTATTTTGGCCTGAAGATCAAAAACACCCGTGCCATTCAGGATATTCTACAGGAAGCCAACATCCGTTTGAGCCTGCTTAACCTCGATTATGACCAAATGAACAAGCAGCTCATTCAAACAAAAATGACCCTCGAAAATTTAACCAAAGAACTTGAAGAAAAAAATCGTATACTGGATAATCTTGCCAATGTCGATGGATTGACCGGCGTCTTTAATCACAGGTACTTCCAAAATATCCTGGATCAGGAGATAAGCCGGGCCGAACGCAATGACAACTGTCTCTCCATTGTCTTCTCAGATATCGACCATTTTAAGAAATTTAACGATAATTACGGCCATCAGGCAGGTGACTTCGTTCTCAGAGAATTCTGCGGCGTCTTGAAAAACCATCTGCGAAAATATGATGTGCTGGCCCGTTATGGCGGTGAAGAATTCGTTATTATTCTCCCCGAAACGGAGGAAAGCGAGGCATTGACCGTTGCTGAAAAACTACGGCAGGCTATAGAAAAAAGTTCCTTCGATGATGGCGGAGAGCAATACGCGGTTACTGCAAGTTTTGGTGTAGCCGGTAGCAGGCCGGCAATTGAAGACAATTTCGACAAAAACCAACTGATCAGCAAAGCGGATAGTGCCCTCTACGCCGCCAAGGAAAGCGGTCGAAATACCTCATGTATCTATTCACCGAAGAAGAAGTGGTTTAAATTCTAG
- a CDS encoding KamA family radical SAM protein, producing MTSMKNWQEILRQSVTTFADLQKHLNCDNNVLEDVIATFPMRINPYFLELIQKHGAPLSRQAVPNILEIQDTVGISDPLDEDNLSPVNNLVHKYPDRALFLVTNRCAMYCRFCTRKRKVGTEKMRITAKSLEDCYLYLRATPQIREVLISGGDPLLLEDDKLEDILRRLREIPSIEVLRIGTRVPGTLPMRITKQLVDMLKRYHPLYINTHFNHPLEITAEAKTACNLLADGGIPLGNHTVLLKGINDSSEILRRLFLNLLKIRVKPYYLFQTDLTCGTNHFRTPTAKGIAIMRDLIGHISGMAIPTFALDAPGGKGKIPLTPEYIINHGSDLSFTNYTGEICHYPEPVDTF from the coding sequence ATGACCTCCATGAAAAACTGGCAAGAGATACTCAGACAAAGTGTAACAACTTTCGCCGATCTTCAAAAGCATTTAAATTGCGATAATAACGTATTAGAAGATGTTATAGCAACGTTTCCAATGCGGATTAATCCATATTTTTTAGAATTGATTCAAAAGCACGGAGCCCCACTGAGCCGTCAGGCAGTTCCGAATATCCTGGAAATTCAGGACACTGTGGGTATATCGGATCCTCTTGATGAAGACAATCTCAGCCCGGTGAATAACCTGGTTCATAAATATCCGGACAGAGCACTTTTTCTGGTGACTAATCGATGCGCCATGTATTGCCGATTCTGTACACGCAAAAGAAAAGTCGGAACTGAAAAAATGCGGATTACCGCCAAATCCCTTGAAGACTGTTATCTTTATTTGCGCGCTACGCCGCAGATCCGGGAAGTGCTTATCTCCGGAGGCGATCCTCTGCTCCTTGAAGATGATAAATTAGAAGATATACTCCGCAGGCTCAGGGAAATACCCTCTATCGAAGTGCTCCGTATCGGCACCAGGGTTCCCGGGACACTTCCGATGCGGATTACGAAGCAGCTTGTCGACATGCTGAAGCGGTATCACCCTCTCTACATCAATACCCACTTCAATCACCCCCTGGAGATAACCGCAGAGGCGAAAACCGCCTGCAATCTTCTGGCAGACGGCGGAATTCCGCTGGGCAACCACACAGTTCTTCTCAAAGGAATAAACGACAGCAGCGAGATTCTCCGCCGCCTGTTCCTTAATCTCCTTAAAATCCGCGTTAAGCCGTATTACCTTTTTCAGACGGATTTGACGTGTGGAACCAATCATTTCCGTACCCCAACGGCAAAAGGCATAGCTATAATGCGGGATCTTATTGGTCACATTTCAGGGATGGCCATACCCACCTTTGCCCTTGATGCTCCGGGAGGAAAAGGCAAAATACCACTGACTCCTGAATATATAATCAATCATGGCTCAGATCTCAGCTTTACCAACTATACCGGGGAGATCTGTCACTATCCTGAGCCCGTCGATACCTTTTAA
- a CDS encoding NAD-dependent malic enzyme: MATNQYRFKYDEYGNTREILVYDSGPSVHAISFVNKGTAFNLKERKMLGLEGVLPPSVRDLDSQVEATKGKVEARQDDVEKFRFIRELFDRNVTLAHAVIESDIEKYIGIIYTPTVELAVQQYSSMFRKANGIHLYPGNINNAEDILRRYAHRDIRIAVVTDNQGVLGVGDQGVGGIAICLGKLMLYTQGAGIAPWHCLPISLDVGTNNESLLADNEYLGWRHERLQGEEYLQFIGRFARAFRNVFPHAICQWEDFTKQNAFSTRDAFSDELISFNEDIQGTGAIVLASILTAMKIKREKLTDQIFLIHGAGTCGVGVAEQLELALMEEGLSAAKAKERIFALDSKGIIYKGRQCELYKKRYAKDVNQFPWIREKNLHLEDIIAKSGATVLVGTSGQGGCVGCFTQEVVDAVAGNTSRPVILPLSNPESVIEAQPLDIYKWTNGRAIVATGSPFSPFHIDGKVYTTRQASNVLVFPGIGLGILASGAKEVLPQFFTAAARAVSDCVTRDEMEEGCLVPRLAELKNISLKVALAVAMSAVREGVSRPCVFSDFQHENDEQRMKKLIRKMRWEPDYLPLVAM; this comes from the coding sequence ATGGCGACTAATCAATACAGATTTAAATATGATGAATATGGAAATACCAGAGAAATCCTCGTCTACGACAGCGGTCCGTCCGTTCATGCGATAAGTTTTGTCAACAAGGGAACGGCGTTCAACCTCAAAGAGAGAAAAATGCTCGGTCTCGAGGGTGTTCTGCCGCCATCTGTTCGTGATCTCGACAGCCAGGTCGAGGCGACCAAAGGCAAGGTTGAGGCGCGGCAGGACGATGTCGAAAAATTTCGGTTTATTCGCGAACTTTTTGATAGAAATGTTACCCTTGCTCATGCGGTCATAGAAAGCGATATAGAAAAATATATCGGTATTATTTATACACCTACCGTTGAACTGGCTGTACAGCAGTATTCTTCGATGTTCCGAAAGGCCAACGGCATACATTTATACCCCGGTAATATTAATAATGCCGAGGACATCCTCAGGAGATATGCTCATCGGGATATCAGGATCGCTGTAGTCACAGATAATCAGGGAGTCCTCGGGGTTGGTGACCAGGGTGTCGGAGGAATTGCCATCTGTCTCGGCAAACTGATGCTCTACACTCAGGGTGCCGGAATAGCTCCCTGGCACTGTTTGCCGATATCGCTTGATGTCGGCACGAACAATGAATCGCTGCTGGCCGATAACGAATATTTAGGTTGGCGTCATGAGCGGCTCCAGGGGGAGGAATACCTCCAGTTTATCGGCAGGTTTGCCCGTGCATTCAGGAATGTTTTCCCCCATGCAATCTGTCAATGGGAGGATTTTACCAAGCAGAATGCCTTTTCCACCCGAGATGCTTTCAGTGATGAACTGATTTCCTTCAATGAAGATATTCAGGGGACGGGAGCTATCGTGCTGGCATCTATCCTGACGGCCATGAAAATAAAAAGAGAAAAACTTACCGATCAGATATTTCTGATTCATGGTGCCGGTACATGCGGAGTAGGTGTAGCCGAACAGCTCGAACTTGCTTTAATGGAAGAAGGCCTGTCTGCCGCCAAGGCCAAGGAGAGAATATTCGCCCTCGACTCAAAAGGCATAATCTATAAAGGGCGTCAATGTGAGCTGTATAAAAAGAGATATGCCAAGGATGTCAATCAATTCCCCTGGATAAGGGAAAAAAACCTTCATCTTGAAGATATAATCGCCAAATCCGGCGCCACAGTCCTGGTCGGCACCTCGGGGCAGGGAGGATGTGTCGGCTGCTTTACTCAGGAGGTGGTAGATGCAGTTGCCGGAAATACCTCCAGGCCCGTGATCCTGCCGCTCTCCAATCCTGAGTCTGTTATTGAAGCGCAGCCGCTGGATATCTATAAGTGGACAAATGGCAGGGCCATTGTCGCCACAGGCAGCCCATTTTCACCATTTCATATTGACGGGAAGGTGTATACCACCAGGCAGGCCAGCAATGTTCTGGTCTTTCCAGGCATAGGGTTAGGCATTCTGGCTTCCGGCGCAAAGGAAGTGCTTCCCCAATTTTTTACGGCTGCAGCCAGGGCGGTGTCCGATTGTGTAACACGAGACGAAATGGAAGAAGGCTGCCTTGTTCCCCGGCTTGCCGAGCTGAAAAATATTTCACTCAAAGTTGCACTTGCGGTGGCCATGAGTGCAGTAAGAGAAGGAGTAAGCAGACCTTGTGTATTTTCAGATTTCCAACATGAAAACGATGAGCAGCGAATGAAAAAGTTGATCCGCAAGATGCGCTGGGAACCAGACTATCTGCCGCTTGTTGCTATGTAA
- a CDS encoding bifunctional 5,10-methylenetetrahydrofolate dehydrogenase/5,10-methenyltetrahydrofolate cyclohydrolase, which translates to MTAKIISGTEVAKQIREELKVEIAELKEKHNIIPGLVTILVGEDPASQSYVAAKNKTAHAIGIHSEQITLDADTPEDELLELVRKYNSDDSCNGILVQLPLPKHINEGLILNEINPDKDVDGFHPVNIGRMVLGEKCFLPCTPHGVLELLARSGVETSGAEVVIIGRSNIVGKPMANLMMQKRESGNATVTVCHTRTKDMAAHCRRADIIIAAVGVPKMVTADMVKDGVAIMDVGVNRIGKTESGKAILAGDVDFDAVKEKASVITPVPGGVGPMTITMLMKNTLQSAKMAAGLI; encoded by the coding sequence ATGACAGCTAAAATTATCAGCGGTACTGAAGTAGCTAAGCAAATCAGGGAAGAACTGAAAGTAGAAATCGCCGAATTAAAAGAAAAGCACAACATTATACCAGGTCTCGTGACCATCCTAGTAGGAGAAGATCCCGCTTCACAATCATATGTTGCTGCCAAGAACAAGACCGCGCATGCCATCGGTATCCATTCCGAACAGATAACTTTAGATGCCGACACACCTGAAGACGAGCTTCTCGAGCTTGTAAGAAAATATAATTCTGATGATTCATGTAACGGCATCCTGGTCCAGTTACCTTTGCCCAAGCATATCAATGAAGGGTTGATCCTCAACGAAATCAATCCGGATAAAGATGTAGACGGATTTCACCCGGTCAATATAGGGAGAATGGTACTGGGCGAGAAATGCTTTCTTCCCTGCACACCTCATGGTGTTCTCGAACTCCTGGCCAGAAGTGGTGTAGAGACCAGTGGTGCTGAGGTGGTGATCATCGGAAGAAGCAACATCGTCGGCAAACCTATGGCAAACCTGATGATGCAGAAAAGAGAATCAGGAAATGCCACCGTCACCGTCTGCCATACCAGAACAAAAGATATGGCGGCTCACTGCCGCCGGGCCGATATAATTATTGCCGCCGTCGGTGTTCCGAAAATGGTAACCGCGGATATGGTCAAAGATGGTGTGGCTATAATGGATGTAGGAGTGAACAGAATAGGCAAGACAGAATCAGGTAAAGCTATTCTTGCCGGAGATGTTGATTTCGACGCTGTTAAGGAAAAGGCCTCGGTCATCACGCCCGTACCTGGTGGTGTCGGACCTATGACGATTACCATGCTTATGAAAAATACTCTGCAGTCTGCCAAAATGGCGGCAGGACTGATTTGA
- the dusB gene encoding tRNA dihydrouridine synthase DusB, which translates to MLSIANIQLSSPFVLAPLAGYSDLPFRLLCREFGAGMCVSEMISCHGLAYQQKKTLQMLSSFPAEKPVSFQLFGADVYMMAKAAGILNSFSPDLVDINMGCPVKKVTKKGAGAALMSTPELAEKIIREVVKNSEAPVTVKFRKGINAHSISCVDFAKMVEECGAAAAIIHGRTWSQGFTGIADWECVAQVKKAISLPVIGNGDIGSFQEARERLRTSGCDGVMIGRGALGNPWVFSEDGRPGLPADIFKGASRHLELMQQHLDVERLLAVIKNHIGRYVKHMKGSAQIRKQIYESSSFTELHTLMKDLASNQQV; encoded by the coding sequence ATGCTCAGTATCGCCAACATCCAACTCTCTTCGCCTTTTGTCCTCGCTCCACTTGCCGGCTACAGCGATTTACCATTCCGGCTATTATGCCGGGAATTCGGCGCAGGAATGTGCGTCTCGGAAATGATCAGCTGTCATGGCCTGGCTTATCAGCAGAAAAAAACGCTGCAGATGCTCAGCTCCTTTCCTGCAGAAAAGCCGGTGTCGTTCCAGCTTTTTGGTGCCGATGTCTATATGATGGCCAAGGCTGCAGGGATTCTCAATTCCTTCTCTCCTGATCTTGTCGATATCAACATGGGGTGCCCCGTTAAAAAAGTCACCAAAAAAGGCGCGGGGGCCGCCTTAATGTCTACACCCGAGCTGGCTGAGAAAATTATCAGAGAGGTTGTCAAAAACAGCGAGGCTCCGGTAACGGTCAAATTTCGCAAAGGTATCAATGCCCACTCGATATCCTGCGTCGATTTCGCCAAAATGGTTGAAGAATGCGGTGCTGCTGCCGCAATAATTCATGGCCGCACCTGGAGCCAGGGATTTACCGGTATTGCCGATTGGGAGTGTGTTGCGCAGGTAAAAAAGGCAATATCCCTTCCGGTTATCGGCAACGGTGATATCGGCAGTTTTCAGGAGGCACGGGAACGATTACGGACTTCAGGCTGCGACGGTGTCATGATCGGCAGAGGTGCATTAGGGAACCCTTGGGTTTTTTCTGAGGACGGGCGTCCTGGCCTACCAGCCGATATTTTCAAGGGAGCGAGCCGCCATCTTGAGCTGATGCAGCAACACCTGGATGTGGAGCGCCTGCTCGCCGTCATAAAAAATCACATAGGCCGGTATGTTAAGCATATGAAAGGAAGCGCCCAAATACGTAAACAAATATATGAGAGCTCATCATTTACTGAACTCCATACCTTGATGAAAGATCTTGCGTCGAACCAGCAGGTGTGA
- the lptE gene encoding LPS assembly lipoprotein LptE: protein MKNKISILLCIGVLLIVVSCGYRNPYVYTGPDKSIYITSWKNRTSELQLESEIYQSLLQWFQKSDSLNIVKDRSSADLILAGEIISIDLPSLSYGANNTTQEVKLLLRVRYILKDIETGEILFQQPNQLRTEEYVVSADSSVTRDSEEKALETIIDELSQDIYLQTLTKLPTL, encoded by the coding sequence TTGAAAAACAAAATCTCTATTCTTTTATGTATTGGCGTGCTTTTGATTGTGGTATCCTGTGGTTATAGAAATCCTTACGTTTATACCGGGCCTGATAAATCCATCTATATCACCTCCTGGAAAAACAGGACCAGTGAGCTTCAGCTCGAATCAGAAATTTATCAATCGTTGCTGCAGTGGTTCCAGAAGAGTGATTCCTTGAATATTGTGAAAGACAGGTCCTCCGCGGATCTGATATTGGCCGGAGAAATTATCTCTATTGACTTGCCGAGCCTCTCTTATGGTGCAAACAACACGACTCAGGAGGTCAAGCTTCTCCTTAGGGTCAGATATATCCTCAAGGATATCGAGACCGGGGAAATACTCTTCCAGCAACCAAACCAGCTGCGCACCGAAGAATATGTGGTTTCAGCAGATTCTTCAGTCACTCGTGACAGTGAAGAAAAAGCCCTTGAAACCATTATTGACGAACTCTCCCAGGATATTTATCTGCAAACTTTGACAAAACTGCCCACGCTTTAG